The proteins below are encoded in one region of Rhodoluna lacicola:
- a CDS encoding DNA-directed RNA polymerase subunit beta: MAAKNAKTQKNDRLAKRLSFAKSPEPIELPDLLSLQTESFDWLVGNPAWREKEGPKAKTGLEEIFEEISPIEDASNSSQDAKMGLTFGNPELYDPSYTPDECKTKGKSYTQPLYIKAEFTNYLTGEIKSQTVFMGDFPVMTEKGTFVINGTERVVVSQLVRSPGVYFSVSTNTTGNLDVRNNKAQIIPSRGSYLEFLTEWVRDDRKPIARFGQPIIQVQVDRKTKVSATIFLKALGLSEEQIREEFKDLESAVKAGAPNWTYDVDLIENTLAYDKSKVFANPILTKEDALRELYRKVRGEAAGAEVSEAWLKSTYFESKRYNLAKVGRHKLNRKLGLSVDAAQNTLTVEDVVATLKYLLLFDQQIANAAAVSTGARLEFPIKMGGKSVKIAVSSDDIDDFSNRRIRSVGELIQNQVRIGLSRMERVVRERMSTQDIEAITPQTLINLRPVVSAIKEFFGASQLSQFMDQNNPLAGLAHKRRLSALGPGGIARERAQMEVRDVHPSHYGRMCPVETPEGPNIGLIGSLTAYARINAFGFIETPYAKVVNGKVSKTIEYLDAAAEQGKAIGAAETPLNPDKTFANKKVFARFQGDVVEVDAEDVDYLDISPRQLASVSTSLIPFLEHDDSSRALMGANMQRQAVPLLRSDSPFVGTGMERVAAIDSGAVVINETAGVIAEVDADTITVQQDKGGTKTYVLRKFDRSNQGTAINQRIIVEAGQRVEAGEVLADGPSTDMGELALGKNLLVAFMPWEGHNFEDAIILSQNLVKEDTLSSIHIEEYEVDARDTKLGKEEITSDLPNVSQEALAQLDERGIIRIGAEVRPGDILVGKVTPKGETELSAEERLLRAIFNEKSREVRDTSLKVPHGEQGTVIGVRVFDIEAGDDELGAGVNQRVVVHIAQKRKITEGDKLAGRHGNKGVISKILPVEDMPFMEDGTPVDVVLNPLGIPGRMNFGQILETHLGWISKQGWNVEGVAKWADAMVAEMRSAAPGTKVATPIFDGASKDEIVGLLNSTLPNRDGKRLIDGTGKTRLFDGRSGEPFPAPISVGYMYILKLHHLVDDKIHARSTGPYSMITQQPLGGKAQFGGQRFGEMEVWALQAYGAAHTLQELLTIKSDDITGRVKTYEAIVKGENIQAPGIPESFRVLAKEMQSLALNVEVLNAAGQVVSLKEDDFESDRAAEELGINLSRNENSSVDTEYTGF, from the coding sequence TTGGCTGCGAAGAACGCAAAAACCCAGAAGAACGATCGTCTTGCAAAGCGTCTTAGTTTTGCAAAATCACCAGAGCCGATCGAACTACCCGATCTACTAAGTCTGCAGACTGAGAGCTTTGACTGGCTCGTTGGTAACCCTGCATGGCGTGAAAAAGAAGGACCAAAGGCTAAGACCGGTCTGGAAGAAATCTTTGAAGAGATCTCTCCGATCGAAGACGCCTCTAACTCTTCGCAGGACGCGAAGATGGGTCTTACTTTTGGAAACCCAGAACTTTACGACCCTTCATACACTCCTGACGAGTGCAAGACCAAGGGCAAGTCGTACACCCAGCCGCTTTACATCAAGGCTGAGTTCACCAACTACCTAACCGGTGAAATTAAGTCACAGACAGTTTTCATGGGTGACTTCCCAGTCATGACTGAAAAGGGCACCTTCGTTATTAACGGAACAGAGCGCGTGGTTGTTTCACAGCTAGTTCGTTCACCTGGTGTGTACTTCTCTGTTTCAACAAACACCACCGGTAACTTGGACGTTCGTAACAACAAGGCGCAGATCATTCCGTCTCGTGGTTCTTACCTAGAGTTCCTAACCGAGTGGGTGCGCGATGACCGCAAGCCAATCGCTCGTTTTGGTCAGCCAATCATTCAGGTGCAGGTAGATCGCAAGACTAAGGTTTCTGCAACCATCTTCCTTAAGGCACTTGGTCTTTCAGAAGAGCAGATTCGCGAAGAGTTCAAGGATCTTGAGTCAGCAGTTAAGGCTGGAGCACCTAACTGGACTTACGACGTTGATCTAATTGAGAACACTCTTGCCTACGACAAGTCAAAGGTTTTCGCTAACCCAATCCTTACCAAAGAAGACGCGCTTCGCGAGCTATACCGCAAGGTACGTGGCGAGGCAGCCGGTGCTGAAGTTTCAGAAGCATGGTTGAAGTCAACTTACTTTGAGTCAAAGCGCTACAACTTGGCAAAGGTTGGTCGTCACAAGCTAAACCGCAAGCTAGGCCTATCGGTTGACGCAGCGCAGAACACTCTTACCGTTGAAGACGTAGTTGCAACTTTGAAGTACCTACTTCTTTTCGACCAGCAGATCGCTAACGCAGCAGCCGTTTCAACCGGTGCTCGTCTAGAGTTCCCAATCAAGATGGGTGGCAAGTCTGTAAAGATTGCCGTTTCATCTGACGACATCGATGACTTCTCAAACCGTCGTATTCGTTCAGTTGGTGAGCTAATCCAGAACCAGGTTCGTATTGGTCTAAGCCGTATGGAGCGCGTTGTTCGCGAGCGTATGTCAACTCAAGACATTGAGGCGATCACCCCGCAGACCCTGATTAACCTGCGTCCAGTTGTGTCAGCAATCAAGGAGTTCTTCGGTGCTTCTCAGTTGTCACAGTTCATGGACCAGAACAACCCACTTGCTGGCCTGGCCCACAAGCGTCGTCTATCAGCGCTTGGACCCGGTGGTATCGCTCGTGAGCGTGCCCAAATGGAGGTCCGTGACGTTCACCCATCTCACTACGGACGTATGTGTCCAGTTGAGACTCCTGAAGGTCCGAACATTGGTCTTATCGGTTCGCTCACTGCTTACGCACGCATCAACGCGTTTGGTTTCATTGAGACTCCATACGCAAAGGTCGTCAATGGAAAAGTTTCAAAGACCATTGAGTACCTTGATGCAGCTGCAGAGCAGGGCAAGGCTATCGGTGCTGCCGAGACTCCGCTAAACCCAGACAAGACATTTGCAAACAAGAAGGTGTTCGCTCGCTTCCAGGGTGACGTTGTTGAAGTAGACGCAGAAGACGTTGACTACCTAGACATCTCACCTCGTCAGCTTGCATCTGTTTCAACATCATTGATTCCGTTCCTTGAGCACGACGACTCGTCTCGTGCGTTGATGGGTGCGAACATGCAGCGTCAGGCTGTTCCACTGCTACGTTCTGACTCACCATTTGTTGGAACCGGTATGGAGCGCGTTGCCGCAATCGACTCTGGTGCAGTTGTGATTAACGAAACCGCCGGTGTCATTGCAGAAGTTGATGCAGACACAATCACCGTTCAGCAGGACAAGGGTGGAACCAAGACTTACGTACTTCGTAAGTTCGACCGTTCAAACCAGGGAACTGCAATCAACCAGCGAATCATTGTTGAAGCTGGTCAGCGTGTAGAGGCCGGCGAAGTTCTTGCCGATGGTCCTTCAACCGACATGGGTGAACTAGCTCTAGGTAAGAACTTGCTAGTTGCGTTCATGCCATGGGAAGGTCACAACTTCGAGGACGCGATCATCCTGAGCCAGAACTTGGTTAAGGAAGACACTCTTTCTTCTATCCACATCGAAGAGTACGAAGTTGATGCTCGCGACACCAAGCTAGGTAAGGAAGAAATTACTTCTGACTTACCAAACGTTTCGCAAGAGGCATTGGCTCAGCTTGACGAGCGCGGCATCATTCGCATTGGTGCAGAGGTTCGCCCTGGCGACATCTTGGTTGGAAAGGTAACACCTAAGGGTGAGACAGAGCTTTCAGCCGAAGAGCGTTTGCTACGCGCGATCTTCAACGAGAAGTCACGCGAAGTTCGCGACACCTCATTGAAGGTGCCACACGGTGAGCAGGGAACTGTTATCGGTGTTCGCGTATTTGACATTGAAGCTGGCGATGACGAACTAGGTGCCGGTGTAAACCAGCGCGTGGTCGTTCACATCGCACAGAAGCGCAAAATTACCGAGGGTGACAAGCTTGCTGGTCGTCACGGTAACAAGGGTGTTATTTCTAAGATCCTTCCTGTTGAAGACATGCCATTCATGGAAGACGGAACTCCGGTTGACGTTGTTCTAAACCCACTTGGTATTCCTGGCCGTATGAACTTTGGTCAGATTCTTGAGACCCACCTAGGTTGGATTTCAAAGCAGGGTTGGAACGTAGAAGGCGTTGCAAAGTGGGCCGACGCAATGGTCGCAGAAATGCGTTCAGCTGCTCCGGGCACCAAGGTTGCAACCCCAATCTTCGACGGTGCATCAAAGGATGAAATTGTTGGGCTTCTAAACTCAACTCTTCCAAACCGCGATGGCAAGCGTCTGATTGACGGAACCGGTAAGACTCGTCTATTCGACGGTCGCTCAGGTGAGCCGTTCCCAGCGCCAATCTCAGTTGGTTACATGTACATCTTGAAGTTGCACCACTTGGTAGACGACAAGATCCACGCACGTTCAACTGGTCCTTACTCAATGATCACTCAGCAGCCACTAGGTGGTAAGGCGCAGTTCGGTGGACAGCGCTTTGGTGAAATGGAAGTATGGGCGCTTCAGGCATATGGTGCAGCGCACACATTGCAGGAGCTTCTAACCATCAAGTCTGACGACATCACTGGTCGTGTGAAGACTTACGAGGCAATCGTAAAGGGCGAGAACATTCAGGCTCCTGGTATTCCAGAGTCGTTCCGCGTTCTTGCGAAAGAAATGCAGTCATTGGCTCTAAACGTTGAGGTTCTCAACGCAGCTGGCCAGGTTGTATCTCTAAAGGAAGATGACTTTGAGTCAGACCGCGCAGCGGAAGAACTCGGCATCAACCTTTCACGCAACGAGAACTCATCAGTCGACACCGAGTACACCGGTTTCTAA
- a CDS encoding cation diffusion facilitator family transporter, whose product MSTEGSMRAIIAALLANIGIAITKFIAAAFSGSASMFAEGIHSVADSGNQILLIIGGKRAKRAATAAHPFGYGRSRYIYAFMVSIVLFSVGGLFSILEGIEKLQHPHELEMVWLPLVVLGAAIIMESFSLRTAVKESNHVRGNKSWIQFVRHAKSPELPVILLEDLAALIGLVLAFGGVGLTVVTHNPIWDAIGTLAIGGLLVLVAIVLGLETSSLLVGEGATAEDTGKIRKALEETPGVQSVIHMKTLYLGPEELMVGAKIGVASNATGQFIAQVINDAEGNMRSAVPAARVIYLEPDVLRKNS is encoded by the coding sequence TTGAGTACTGAAGGTTCAATGCGCGCAATCATTGCGGCACTGCTGGCAAATATCGGAATCGCAATCACCAAGTTCATTGCGGCGGCCTTCTCTGGTTCGGCATCGATGTTTGCCGAGGGAATTCACTCGGTGGCCGACTCGGGTAATCAGATCCTGCTAATCATTGGCGGCAAGCGGGCCAAGCGAGCCGCGACCGCTGCTCACCCATTTGGTTATGGACGCTCACGCTATATCTACGCGTTCATGGTCTCGATTGTTTTGTTTAGCGTTGGTGGATTGTTCTCAATTCTTGAGGGCATCGAGAAACTTCAACACCCGCACGAACTTGAAATGGTTTGGTTGCCGCTGGTGGTTTTGGGCGCGGCAATCATCATGGAGTCGTTCTCACTTCGCACCGCGGTTAAGGAATCAAACCACGTGCGCGGCAACAAGAGTTGGATTCAATTTGTGCGCCACGCTAAGAGCCCTGAGCTGCCGGTTATTTTGCTTGAGGACTTGGCCGCTCTAATTGGTTTGGTGTTGGCCTTTGGCGGTGTTGGTCTAACCGTTGTGACCCACAATCCAATCTGGGATGCAATTGGAACTTTGGCAATTGGTGGATTGCTAGTGCTGGTTGCCATCGTGCTTGGTCTTGAAACTTCAAGCCTTTTGGTTGGTGAGGGCGCTACCGCCGAAGACACCGGCAAGATTCGCAAGGCACTTGAGGAAACTCCGGGAGTGCAGTCTGTGATCCACATGAAGACTCTTTACCTTGGCCCTGAGGAACTTATGGTTGGCGCAAAAATCGGTGTGGCTTCAAATGCCACCGGGCAATTTATCGCACAGGTAATTAATGATGCTGAGGGGAACATGCGCAGTGCGGTTCCTGCCGCCAGAGTTATTTATCTTGAGCCCGACGTGCTGCGAAAAAACTCTTAA